One Megasphaera elsdenii DSM 20460 genomic window carries:
- a CDS encoding ubiquitin-like domain-containing protein, protein MDWKRFSMTGFKNKRPITRMYATMIALLVIVSLTGFIDRGKSVTLVADGTTRQVYTHAVNEQALMRENNIDMGDYDEIDVSTQKLADGSYVKVRRAIPVTLEYRGRSSRSIRPSTIPRK, encoded by the coding sequence ATGGACTGGAAACGATTCAGTATGACTGGATTCAAGAATAAACGACCGATTACACGCATGTACGCCACGATGATCGCCTTATTGGTCATCGTGTCTTTGACGGGCTTCATCGACCGGGGGAAATCAGTGACCCTCGTCGCCGACGGCACGACCCGCCAGGTATATACTCACGCCGTCAATGAACAGGCTTTGATGCGGGAAAACAATATCGATATGGGCGATTACGATGAAATCGACGTATCGACGCAGAAGCTTGCCGACGGCAGTTACGTCAAGGTGCGCCGGGCTATCCCGGTGACCCTGGAATACCGGGGCAGAAGCAGCAGGTCTATACGGCCAAGCACAATTCCCAGGAAGTAG
- a CDS encoding 4Fe-4S dicluster domain-containing protein yields MRNMLQRGRIVLSWLLMGAMVLTFAGIVAPVLPQWQVLPALLAGNLLVIAVIIVLTLLLGRIYCSVLCPLGISQDFVFWLAKRRKKNRRKFTFRRERRIVRYSILMLTGLAFLAGLSGFVGLVDPYSIFGRIVHDGLGLPVAYGWNALVGVNESHGWIPVLSKTDILWPPLAAMALAGVYFVVLTVLAWRYGRAYCHTVCPVGTLLGTLSRFSLFRPVIDGSRCTHCGACEKTCRSSCIDVAHGFVDTSRCVDCFDCVAVCPKGALTFSRTLPVKLPEKKLSGEGISRREMLLTTAVAAGTIAAGLARSQTVVPALMGTGKGKKKILPPGAVSADAFAQRCTACHLCVSRCPSGVLVPAVLENGALQMGQPYMDFSKGYCVYNCNFCSQACPAGAIRPLELAVKEKTKIGIARYAQFHCLIARDGIVCGNCARHCPVQAITLVENKDGRSYPHVDGARCIGCGSCEYHCPAKPAAISVSTLPKSS; encoded by the coding sequence ATGCGGAACATGCTGCAACGGGGACGCATCGTTTTATCGTGGCTCCTGATGGGGGCCATGGTCCTGACCTTTGCTGGTATCGTAGCACCCGTGCTGCCGCAATGGCAGGTCCTGCCGGCTCTCTTGGCTGGGAATCTCCTGGTCATCGCCGTCATCATCGTCCTGACCCTGCTCCTGGGACGGATCTATTGCAGCGTCCTCTGTCCCTTGGGAATCAGCCAGGACTTCGTCTTCTGGCTGGCCAAACGGCGCAAAAAGAATCGCCGGAAATTTACTTTCCGGCGGGAACGGCGCATCGTGCGCTATAGTATCTTGATGTTGACCGGTCTGGCTTTCCTGGCCGGCTTGTCTGGTTTTGTGGGGCTGGTCGACCCGTACAGTATCTTTGGCCGCATCGTCCACGATGGACTGGGCCTGCCAGTTGCCTATGGCTGGAACGCTTTGGTCGGGGTCAACGAAAGCCACGGCTGGATTCCGGTGCTGAGCAAGACGGATATCCTCTGGCCGCCGCTGGCTGCCATGGCCCTGGCCGGGGTTTATTTCGTCGTCCTGACTGTCCTGGCCTGGCGCTATGGCCGAGCGTACTGCCATACTGTTTGCCCTGTCGGCACGCTGTTGGGAACCCTCAGCCGCTTCAGCCTGTTCCGGCCGGTCATCGACGGATCGCGCTGCACCCACTGCGGGGCCTGTGAAAAGACGTGCCGTTCGTCCTGCATCGACGTCGCCCATGGCTTCGTCGATACCAGCCGCTGCGTCGACTGCTTCGACTGCGTTGCCGTCTGTCCGAAAGGGGCCTTAACCTTTTCCCGGACCCTTCCGGTCAAGCTTCCGGAAAAAAAGCTATCTGGTGAAGGTATCAGCCGACGGGAGATGCTGCTGACGACGGCCGTTGCCGCCGGGACCATCGCCGCAGGTCTGGCCCGCAGCCAGACCGTTGTTCCAGCCTTGATGGGGACGGGGAAGGGGAAGAAGAAAATCTTGCCGCCTGGGGCCGTTTCAGCCGATGCTTTTGCTCAGCGCTGTACGGCCTGCCATCTCTGTGTCAGCCGCTGTCCCAGCGGCGTCCTGGTGCCGGCCGTCTTGGAGAACGGCGCCTTGCAGATGGGCCAGCCCTACATGGATTTTTCTAAAGGCTACTGTGTCTATAACTGCAACTTTTGTTCTCAAGCCTGCCCGGCCGGTGCCATCCGTCCGCTGGAGCTGGCCGTGAAAGAAAAGACAAAAATCGGCATCGCCCGTTATGCCCAATTCCACTGTCTCATCGCCCGCGACGGCATAGTCTGCGGTAACTGTGCCCGCCATTGTCCCGTCCAGGCCATTACCCTGGTCGAGAACAAGGACGGGCGCAGCTACCCGCACGTCGATGGGGCGCGCTGTATCGGCTGCGGTTCCTGCGAGTATCACTGTCCGGCCAAACCGGCAGCTATTTCCGTCAGCACCTTGCCGAAATCTTCGTGA
- the rpsB gene encoding 30S ribosomal protein S2 — protein MAVVSMKQLLEAGVHFGHQTRRWNPKMARFIFTERNGIYIIDLQKTVKKMDEAYNFVRDLAAEGGKVLFVGTKKQAQESIKNEAERCNQYFVNERWLGGMLTNFQTIEKRVKRLKTLEKQAEDGTFEILPKKEVTLLKHEMEKLQKYLGGIKDMKKLPDALFIIDPKKEEIAVSEARKLHIPIIATVDTNCDPDVIDYPIPANDDAIRAVKLLTGKIADAVLEGNQGEQTEEGAAEGAEAAEEKAAE, from the coding sequence ATGGCAGTAGTATCTATGAAACAATTATTGGAAGCCGGCGTTCATTTCGGTCATCAGACCCGCCGTTGGAACCCGAAGATGGCTCGTTTCATCTTCACCGAACGTAACGGTATCTACATCATCGACTTGCAGAAAACCGTTAAGAAAATGGACGAAGCTTACAATTTTGTCCGCGACCTGGCTGCTGAAGGCGGCAAAGTCCTCTTCGTAGGCACGAAAAAACAGGCTCAGGAATCCATTAAAAACGAAGCAGAACGTTGCAACCAGTACTTCGTCAACGAACGCTGGCTCGGCGGTATGCTCACCAACTTCCAGACCATCGAAAAACGCGTAAAACGCTTGAAGACTTTGGAAAAACAGGCTGAAGACGGCACGTTCGAAATCCTGCCGAAGAAAGAAGTTACGCTCCTCAAACACGAAATGGAAAAACTTCAGAAATACCTCGGCGGCATCAAAGACATGAAGAAACTTCCGGACGCTCTCTTCATCATCGACCCGAAAAAAGAAGAAATCGCTGTTTCCGAAGCTCGTAAACTTCACATCCCCATCATCGCTACGGTTGACACCAACTGCGATCCCGATGTCATCGACTATCCGATCCCGGCTAACGACGACGCTATCCGCGCTGTCAAACTCTTGACCGGCAAAATCGCTGACGCTGTCCTCGAAGGCAACCAGGGCGAACAGACGGAAGAAGGCGCCGCTGAAGGTGCTGAAGCAGCTGAAGAAAAAGCAGCAGAATAA
- a CDS encoding aromatic amino acid transport family protein, whose amino-acid sequence MEATMMVVGSTIGSGVLGLAFASRNAGWPVLLTWLVVAGFFSIISMLYVAEATLRTTKPLQLSGLAEKYVGKIGSWLIFFSVGATSFCSLIAYTSGCGRILSEFFGISLEMASCLFALGATSVVWLGLKATGVAEKYLSSGMTAMLILLVGASLFSARVPVADILYAHWTYAVPVFNIAVFCYAVQYIVPEISRGFTHDPGKIVPSILAGAGISFVILALVPLAVFLMLPVDEISEVASLSWGRALGSPVFFVIVNAFAFCAMLTSFWAIAESFLTNMIDRLGFKSETDIRTRAGCLAFIVIPPVLLAYSGLVGFVNAIFSAGTFGGIIMSILPVFMLRSARKHGDHAPCWRCGWIAHPIMQFLVVVLFASAGIYAIFSLCGWLPAAW is encoded by the coding sequence ATGGAGGCTACGATGATGGTCGTCGGGTCTACCATAGGTTCCGGTGTTTTAGGTTTAGCTTTTGCCAGTCGCAATGCCGGCTGGCCTGTCCTGCTTACGTGGCTTGTCGTAGCAGGCTTTTTTTCTATCATCTCCATGCTCTATGTCGCTGAAGCGACGCTGCGGACGACGAAGCCCTTGCAGCTGTCGGGCCTGGCAGAAAAGTACGTCGGCAAAATCGGTTCCTGGCTGATTTTCTTTTCCGTCGGGGCCACGTCTTTTTGCAGCCTTATCGCTTACACCAGCGGCTGCGGCAGGATATTGAGCGAATTTTTCGGTATTTCCCTGGAAATGGCCAGCTGCCTCTTTGCCCTCGGGGCGACGAGCGTCGTCTGGCTGGGCCTCAAGGCTACTGGGGTCGCTGAGAAATATTTGAGTTCAGGTATGACGGCCATGCTTATTCTTCTCGTCGGCGCGTCACTGTTTTCGGCCCGCGTACCTGTCGCAGATATTCTCTACGCCCATTGGACCTATGCCGTTCCGGTCTTCAATATCGCCGTCTTCTGCTATGCCGTCCAGTATATCGTTCCGGAAATCTCCCGGGGCTTCACGCATGACCCGGGGAAAATCGTCCCGTCCATCCTGGCCGGGGCCGGCATTTCCTTCGTCATCCTGGCTTTGGTCCCCTTGGCGGTCTTCCTCATGCTGCCAGTCGATGAAATTTCGGAAGTCGCCTCCCTGTCCTGGGGCCGTGCCCTGGGATCTCCGGTCTTCTTCGTCATCGTCAACGCTTTCGCTTTCTGTGCCATGCTCACATCGTTCTGGGCCATTGCCGAAAGCTTCTTGACCAATATGATCGACCGCCTGGGCTTTAAATCGGAAACGGACATCCGTACGCGAGCCGGCTGCCTGGCCTTCATCGTCATCCCGCCAGTCCTCTTGGCTTACAGCGGCCTCGTCGGTTTCGTCAACGCCATCTTCAGCGCCGGCACCTTCGGCGGCATCATCATGTCCATCCTGCCCGTCTTCATGCTGCGCAGCGCCCGTAAACACGGCGACCACGCACCGTGCTGGAGATGCGGCTGGATCGCTCACCCCATCATGCAGTTCCTCGTCGTCGTACTCTTTGCCAGTGCCGGCATCTACGCCATCTTTAGCCTATGCGGCTGGCTGCCTGCGGCGTGGTAG
- a CDS encoding aldo/keto reductase yields MSHDISRRTFLKLLGGGLAGAAAGGALVKREDILAFLDADKAAGAAGTALGKVTTRYYKPLGKDLSLLGFGCMRLPTTFTASGREIDKELGEKMVDFAYRHGINYFDTAWFYHDGKSEAFIGQALQKYPRDTVYLADKMPTPILTGLDQAKDIFQTQLDRCQVAYFDNYMLHSLTSQDQFDELYIQDGILDYLRQEKARGRIRCLGFSFHGDVPFFHYLLDQYDWDFCMIQLNYADWNEPGEAPAGSRQAGDLYRKCREKDVPIFVMEPVKGGNLANLSSSAEAILKQQRPEASMASWALRWVGSKEGVITMNSGMSNLEQVLDNIRTLSNFQPLSAAEERAIQRSLGKEAGSGAIPCTYCRYCEPCPYGVDIAGVFHIYNRYGEPAGIDVDHPQGASAAQEKVFLAHYQNNLERPQRASHCTACGRCLPKCPQHIDIPKYVRAIDDVVQYFGRDTGKGIV; encoded by the coding sequence ATGAGTCACGATATCAGCCGGCGGACTTTTTTGAAGCTCCTCGGCGGGGGACTGGCTGGGGCAGCTGCTGGCGGGGCTTTGGTGAAGCGCGAGGATATCCTGGCTTTTCTCGATGCCGATAAGGCTGCCGGGGCAGCCGGAACGGCCTTGGGAAAAGTCACGACGCGCTACTATAAGCCCCTCGGGAAAGACTTGTCTCTCCTGGGCTTTGGCTGCATGCGCCTGCCGACGACCTTTACAGCGTCGGGCCGGGAAATAGATAAGGAATTAGGCGAGAAGATGGTCGATTTTGCCTATCGCCACGGCATCAATTATTTTGATACGGCCTGGTTCTACCACGACGGGAAGTCCGAAGCCTTCATCGGCCAGGCCTTGCAGAAATATCCCCGCGACACAGTCTATCTGGCCGACAAGATGCCGACGCCCATCTTGACGGGACTCGATCAGGCAAAGGATATCTTCCAGACCCAGCTCGACCGCTGCCAAGTTGCGTATTTCGACAACTACATGCTTCATTCCCTGACCAGTCAGGACCAGTTCGATGAACTTTACATCCAAGACGGCATCCTGGACTACCTTCGCCAGGAAAAAGCCCGGGGCCGCATCCGTTGCCTGGGCTTTTCCTTCCACGGTGACGTGCCCTTCTTTCATTATCTCCTGGACCAGTATGATTGGGATTTCTGCATGATCCAGCTCAACTATGCCGACTGGAACGAACCGGGCGAAGCGCCGGCAGGGAGCCGCCAGGCCGGGGACCTGTACCGCAAGTGCCGAGAAAAGGATGTCCCCATTTTCGTCATGGAACCGGTCAAAGGGGGCAACCTGGCCAATCTGTCATCGTCGGCAGAAGCCATCTTGAAGCAGCAGCGGCCAGAGGCCAGCATGGCGTCGTGGGCCCTGCGCTGGGTCGGCTCTAAAGAAGGGGTCATCACCATGAATTCAGGCATGAGCAATTTGGAACAGGTCCTGGACAATATCCGGACCCTGAGCAATTTTCAGCCCTTATCGGCCGCCGAAGAGCGGGCTATCCAGCGCTCCCTGGGGAAGGAAGCCGGCAGCGGGGCCATTCCCTGTACCTATTGCCGTTACTGTGAACCCTGCCCCTACGGTGTCGACATCGCCGGAGTCTTTCATATCTACAACCGTTATGGCGAACCGGCCGGAATCGACGTGGACCATCCCCAAGGGGCCTCGGCAGCACAGGAGAAAGTCTTCCTGGCCCATTATCAGAATAACCTGGAACGGCCGCAGCGCGCTTCCCACTGTACAGCCTGCGGCCGCTGTCTGCCCAAGTGTCCGCAGCATATCGACATCCCTAAGTACGTGCGGGCCATTGATGATGTTGTCCAATATTTCGGGCGCGATACAGGAAAGGGGATAGTGTAA
- a CDS encoding Ppx/GppA phosphatase family protein — protein sequence MEKQTRNVFGIIHIGTVNMTLKVIAYSSLDDMEIIENVSREVKYGETVFQRHHVSFQSLNEICQVLLGFRQLLRDYDVKDVRVLSTTAICEADNLINVLDQIHIRTGFDVEVIHMTKEIYYKFFGLYYNVLKGNFNFADKAVMLLDITSGGVGLTCWKSDRLLFQQNIHIGSLRILENFTEKQRNELTFPTAVREYIYGTLYPLWKGVQRYDIKYIVLSGRGANLVSRLMGKTSENGLFLITPDELRQFVYSFKGVTPFKLMQRFGLSQNLANVIMPTILLYYELLRIVDIDMLVVMPTTFTEGYTMYYVADKTHNDYMAHLQGLLLDMMRRMAKKYLSDSAHSARIEEYGNVLFQALYQFIGLDYSYNYLLRLAAIFHETGKFINIRKHNLCTYNLIMETDLFGLADDEKEILAAVLYYAFDGTLQEASPVYHALTPRQKVITAKLTAIFRLADSLDKSHLGKISAIRAELKDDRLVVSYTAEADISLERWTYLKMAVDFAEVFGISTELVKG from the coding sequence ATGGAAAAACAAACCCGGAATGTTTTCGGTATCATCCATATCGGGACGGTCAACATGACCTTGAAGGTCATTGCTTATTCGTCTTTGGACGACATGGAAATCATCGAAAATGTATCCCGAGAAGTGAAATATGGGGAAACGGTATTCCAGCGCCATCATGTCAGTTTTCAGTCTTTGAATGAAATCTGTCAGGTCCTGCTGGGGTTCCGCCAGCTCCTTCGCGATTACGATGTCAAGGATGTCCGAGTCTTGTCGACGACGGCTATTTGTGAGGCCGATAATTTGATCAATGTCCTCGACCAGATCCATATCCGCACGGGCTTCGATGTCGAAGTCATCCATATGACCAAGGAAATCTACTACAAGTTCTTTGGCCTTTATTATAATGTATTGAAAGGGAACTTTAATTTTGCCGATAAGGCCGTTATGCTCCTGGATATCACGTCCGGCGGCGTCGGCTTGACGTGCTGGAAGTCGGACCGCCTCTTGTTCCAGCAGAATATCCATATCGGTTCCTTGCGGATCCTGGAAAATTTCACGGAAAAGCAGCGCAATGAATTGACGTTCCCGACGGCCGTGCGCGAATATATTTACGGGACTCTCTATCCGCTCTGGAAGGGCGTCCAGCGGTATGATATCAAGTACATCGTCTTGTCCGGCCGCGGGGCCAATCTGGTGTCGCGCCTCATGGGCAAGACCAGTGAGAACGGGTTGTTCCTGATTACGCCCGATGAGCTGCGCCAGTTCGTCTATTCTTTTAAAGGCGTCACGCCGTTCAAGCTCATGCAGCGCTTCGGCCTGTCCCAGAACCTGGCCAATGTCATCATGCCGACGATCCTCTTGTATTATGAACTGCTGCGCATCGTCGACATCGACATGCTGGTCGTCATGCCGACGACCTTCACCGAAGGCTATACCATGTACTATGTAGCCGATAAGACCCATAATGATTATATGGCCCATCTCCAGGGCCTGCTCCTGGACATGATGCGCCGCATGGCCAAGAAGTATTTGTCCGACTCCGCCCATTCCGCCCGCATCGAAGAATACGGCAACGTCCTCTTCCAGGCGCTGTACCAGTTCATCGGCCTCGATTACAGTTATAATTATCTGCTCCGCCTGGCCGCTATCTTCCACGAAACGGGGAAATTCATCAATATCCGCAAGCATAATCTTTGTACATACAACCTCATCATGGAAACGGACCTCTTCGGCCTGGCTGACGATGAAAAGGAAATCCTGGCGGCCGTCCTCTACTATGCCTTCGACGGCACCCTGCAGGAGGCATCACCGGTCTACCATGCCCTGACGCCGCGTCAGAAGGTCATTACGGCCAAACTGACGGCTATTTTCCGCCTGGCCGATTCCCTGGATAAGAGCCATTTGGGGAAAATCAGCGCCATCCGGGCTGAGCTCAAGGACGACCGACTCGTCGTCTCCTATACGGCAGAAGCCGATATTTCCCTGGAACGCTGGACATATCTGAAAATGGCCGTCGACTTTGCCGAAGTCTTTGGTATTTCGACGGAATTAGTGAAAGGATAG
- the ppk1 gene encoding polyphosphate kinase 1 yields MADFTSSQYFLNRECTWVKFNERVLREAIVPSNPLLEQLNFVAIAASNLDEFFMIRVAGVKHLVESGVKHIDIAGMTPQEQFDAIQEMVHKLVDDQYRYYGDIQQKLQAHGLHFIRVDALDDDQRLWLESFFEREIYPVVTPMAVDSSHPFPFLASLNLNLAVLLRRKQGDRSVKTAILPVPTSVIDRIIKVPDSVSPAGKQHDGQQFLFLEDVIAAYAERFFLGCDILEVAPFRITRDADLDIDDDAEDLLMEVEKSLKKRRKGAAVRLELASTASRIIRDFLRDELQLEERDVYAIPGPLDCKVFFSFVGIDGYDDLRYPPVTPQPSSELAAIDAPDFWSAIAERDVMVHHPYETFETVEHFIQLAATDPDVLAIKQTLYRVSSKSPIIAALAQAAENGKQVTVLMEVKARFDEENNIHMARKLEKAGCHVIYGIMGLKTHSKITLVVRREEDGIRRYVHLATGNYNGKTARIYTDVGILTANTLIGVDASAFFNLLSGYSDPPQWNKLAVAPLNLRETIYQEIDQEIAQAKAGKKALIVAKMNSLLDKYVIAKLYEASAAGVKIRLIVRGICVIRPGLPGISENIEVHSIVGRFLEHSRLFYFYNGGKEDVFISSADWMPRNLNERVELMTPVEFPPHKERIKRILKVYFDDNVKAYAMNSDGSYRYLADERQGKPVNAQDTCQRQAERLASERKKAARQFRKVVLRPRPAEEDK; encoded by the coding sequence ATGGCAGATTTTACGAGTAGTCAATATTTTTTAAATCGTGAATGTACATGGGTCAAATTCAATGAACGGGTCCTGCGCGAAGCCATCGTCCCGTCCAATCCACTGCTGGAACAGCTGAACTTCGTCGCCATTGCCGCGTCGAACCTGGACGAATTTTTCATGATCCGCGTGGCCGGCGTCAAGCACCTCGTCGAAAGCGGCGTCAAGCACATCGATATCGCCGGCATGACGCCGCAGGAACAGTTCGATGCCATCCAGGAAATGGTCCATAAACTGGTCGACGACCAGTACCGCTATTATGGCGATATCCAGCAGAAACTGCAAGCCCACGGCCTGCATTTCATTCGTGTCGACGCTCTCGATGATGACCAGCGGCTGTGGCTGGAAAGCTTTTTTGAACGGGAAATCTATCCCGTCGTCACGCCCATGGCTGTCGATTCCAGCCATCCTTTTCCGTTCCTGGCCAGTCTGAACCTGAACCTGGCCGTCCTCTTGCGCCGCAAGCAGGGGGACCGTTCCGTCAAGACGGCTATCCTGCCGGTTCCGACGTCGGTCATCGACCGCATCATCAAGGTCCCGGACAGCGTTTCCCCGGCCGGAAAACAGCATGACGGCCAGCAGTTCCTCTTCCTGGAAGATGTCATCGCCGCCTATGCGGAACGCTTCTTCCTGGGCTGCGACATCCTGGAAGTCGCACCGTTCCGCATCACCCGCGACGCTGACCTGGATATCGACGACGATGCCGAGGACCTTTTGATGGAAGTGGAAAAGAGCTTGAAGAAGCGCCGCAAAGGGGCGGCTGTCCGCCTGGAACTGGCGTCGACGGCGAGCCGCATAATCCGCGACTTCCTGCGTGACGAATTGCAGCTCGAAGAACGGGATGTGTATGCCATCCCCGGTCCGCTGGACTGCAAGGTCTTTTTCTCCTTCGTCGGCATCGACGGCTATGATGACCTGCGCTATCCGCCGGTGACGCCGCAGCCGTCGTCGGAACTGGCTGCCATCGACGCGCCTGATTTCTGGTCGGCCATTGCCGAACGGGACGTCATGGTCCATCATCCTTACGAAACCTTTGAAACGGTGGAACACTTCATCCAGCTGGCGGCGACGGACCCGGATGTCCTGGCCATCAAGCAGACTTTGTACCGCGTCAGCAGCAAGTCGCCGATCATCGCAGCCCTGGCCCAGGCGGCAGAAAATGGCAAGCAGGTCACGGTCCTCATGGAAGTCAAGGCCCGTTTCGATGAAGAAAATAATATCCACATGGCCCGCAAGCTGGAAAAAGCCGGCTGCCATGTCATTTACGGCATCATGGGCCTCAAGACCCACTCCAAGATTACCCTCGTCGTCCGCCGTGAAGAAGATGGCATCCGCCGTTACGTCCACCTGGCGACGGGCAACTACAACGGCAAGACGGCCCGTATCTATACGGATGTCGGCATCTTGACGGCCAATACCCTCATCGGCGTCGATGCGTCGGCTTTCTTCAATCTCCTGTCGGGTTATTCCGATCCGCCTCAGTGGAATAAACTGGCCGTCGCGCCGCTCAATCTGAGGGAAACGATTTATCAGGAGATCGACCAGGAAATCGCCCAGGCCAAGGCCGGCAAGAAAGCCCTCATCGTGGCCAAGATGAATTCTCTCCTCGATAAATACGTCATTGCCAAGCTCTATGAAGCGTCGGCAGCCGGCGTCAAGATCCGCCTCATCGTCCGCGGCATCTGCGTCATCCGCCCGGGTCTGCCCGGCATCAGCGAAAACATCGAAGTCCACAGCATCGTCGGCCGCTTCCTGGAACACAGCCGCCTGTTCTACTTCTATAACGGCGGCAAGGAAGACGTCTTCATTTCGTCGGCTGACTGGATGCCGCGCAACCTCAATGAACGCGTCGAATTGATGACGCCCGTCGAATTTCCGCCGCATAAAGAACGGATCAAGCGTATCCTGAAAGTATATTTCGACGACAATGTCAAGGCCTATGCCATGAACAGCGACGGTTCGTACCGCTACCTGGCAGACGAACGCCAGGGCAAGCCTGTCAACGCCCAGGATACATGCCAGCGCCAGGCTGAACGGCTGGCATCGGAACGGAAGAAGGCGGCACGCCAGTTCCGCAAGGTCGTCCTGCGTCCACGTCCTGCTGAAGAAGACAAGTAA
- a CDS encoding flavodoxin produces MKLVKIMRVVFLGAAMFLLTACGETGTSVQSTSENTASAPASGVYVPNQTGKPMSEDIKDELESKHKQEAAAIKTIQEEPKGSHKGQRILIAYFTWGGRSGEVAHMIQDKIGGDLYEIKRDPDYSRDYSTVLKESAQEVDENVHPQLAGTQPDLSQYDVIVLGYPCWWFTAPMTIPSFLEGKDLAGKLIVPYMCSYSSPFEVTLPALAAAAPGARLFTGLTLDKDTDYSVIDPWLDKAGLL; encoded by the coding sequence ATGAAATTGGTAAAAATCATGCGAGTTGTTTTCTTAGGGGCGGCTATGTTCCTGCTGACGGCCTGCGGCGAAACGGGAACTTCCGTGCAGAGCACGTCGGAAAATACAGCGTCGGCACCGGCTTCCGGCGTCTATGTGCCCAATCAGACGGGCAAGCCTATGTCGGAAGACATCAAAGATGAATTGGAAAGCAAACATAAACAGGAAGCAGCTGCCATCAAGACCATCCAGGAAGAACCGAAGGGCAGCCATAAAGGCCAGCGCATCCTTATCGCCTATTTCACCTGGGGCGGCCGGTCTGGTGAAGTGGCCCATATGATACAGGACAAAATCGGCGGTGACCTCTATGAAATCAAGCGCGACCCCGATTACTCCCGCGATTACTCGACGGTCCTCAAAGAATCGGCGCAGGAAGTTGATGAAAATGTCCATCCCCAATTAGCCGGCACACAGCCCGACCTGTCGCAGTACGATGTCATCGTCCTCGGCTATCCCTGCTGGTGGTTCACGGCGCCCATGACCATTCCGTCGTTCCTGGAAGGGAAAGATTTGGCAGGGAAACTCATCGTGCCCTACATGTGTTCCTATAGCAGCCCCTTTGAAGTCACCTTGCCGGCTCTGGCTGCCGCAGCTCCCGGTGCCCGCCTCTTTACGGGTCTGACCCTGGATAAAGATACGGATTACAGCGTCATCGATCCCTGGCTGGATAAGGCCGGATTGTTATAA
- a CDS encoding DUF6173 family protein: MADVMDKKKQQGTPEKDAEAEKELTILQPGAVPEEDEDPEAPYLASDMYQRIVALINNFESGLPDDMQAGGRLVSAGDITFSIQDIGYWDPNMIVFYGELSDGSAVELVQHISQLNLLLVAVPRHDDIEKPRRIIGFNRKNEPDIATDPED; encoded by the coding sequence ATGGCAGACGTAATGGATAAGAAAAAACAACAAGGAACTCCCGAAAAAGACGCGGAAGCCGAAAAGGAACTGACGATCCTCCAGCCCGGCGCCGTTCCAGAAGAAGACGAAGATCCGGAAGCGCCCTACCTGGCCTCAGACATGTATCAGCGCATCGTCGCCCTGATCAACAACTTTGAGTCGGGCCTGCCCGACGACATGCAGGCCGGCGGCCGCCTGGTATCAGCTGGCGATATCACCTTCAGCATCCAGGATATCGGCTACTGGGATCCGAACATGATCGTCTTTTACGGCGAATTGTCCGACGGATCGGCCGTCGAACTGGTCCAGCATATTTCCCAGCTCAACCTGCTCCTCGTCGCCGTCCCCCGCCACGACGACATTGAAAAGCCGCGCCGCATCATCGGCTTCAACCGCAAGAACGAACCGGATATCGCCACCGACCCGGAAGACTGA
- a CDS encoding G5 and 3D domain-containing protein, with product MPYAIESIPDETLGQGEEKIVQEGQNGRKRVKLNIVSVDGQVADKETLSTELISEMQPLIRKVGTKETVEINTSTGDVSHYQKIITMEATAYLPTDGDGQCITRMGTRARYGVVAVDPNVIPLGSTVFIPGYGVARAEDTGGAILGNRIDLCMEDYDACMTFGRRTVPVYILN from the coding sequence GTGCCGTACGCCATCGAAAGCATCCCTGATGAAACTCTGGGCCAGGGCGAAGAGAAAATCGTCCAGGAAGGGCAGAACGGCCGCAAACGGGTCAAGCTGAACATCGTCAGCGTCGACGGCCAGGTCGCCGACAAGGAAACGCTTTCGACGGAGCTCATTTCGGAAATGCAGCCGCTGATCCGCAAGGTCGGCACCAAGGAAACGGTTGAAATCAACACCAGTACCGGCGACGTATCCCATTACCAGAAGATCATCACCATGGAAGCCACGGCCTATCTGCCGACTGATGGCGACGGCCAGTGCATCACCCGCATGGGGACGCGGGCCCGCTATGGCGTCGTCGCCGTCGACCCCAACGTCATCCCCTTGGGTTCGACCGTCTTCATCCCCGGCTATGGCGTAGCCCGGGCCGAAGATACAGGCGGAGCCATCCTCGGCAACCGCATCGACCTCTGCATGGAAGACTACGATGCCTGCATGACCTTCGGCCGCCGCACCGTACCGGTCTATATCTTGAATTAA